In Vibrio neptunius, the following are encoded in one genomic region:
- the queF gene encoding NADPH-dependent 7-cyano-7-deazaguanine reductase QueF (Catalyzes the NADPH-dependent reduction of 7-cyano-7-deazaguanine (preQ0) to 7-aminomethyl-7-deazaguanine (preQ1) in queuosine biosynthesis), which produces MSQYQPELLDPIPRQRGRNEIKDLKVATHAGFDLWTAFEVSWLNNKGKPIVAIAEFIIPHTSNNLIESKSFKLYLNSFNQTCFESQDIVIETMQSDLTNAAGAEVTVSFMEVDEPQQTSINKQFDCIDGLDITVDSFEYDADALCGSTVDEYVSESLCSHLLKSNCLVTNQPDWGSVYIRYTGAKINHESLLKYLISFREHNEFHEQCVERIYSDIKRCCAPEKLTVFARYTRRGGLDINPYRSDFENEICSGRNPRQ; this is translated from the coding sequence ATCTCTCAGTATCAACCAGAATTACTCGATCCTATCCCAAGACAAAGAGGCAGAAATGAGATTAAAGATCTTAAGGTCGCCACTCATGCTGGGTTTGACTTATGGACGGCCTTTGAAGTGTCATGGTTAAACAACAAAGGAAAGCCCATTGTCGCAATTGCAGAGTTTATTATTCCTCATACGTCCAACAACTTGATTGAATCGAAGTCATTCAAATTGTATTTAAATAGCTTCAATCAAACCTGTTTTGAATCGCAAGATATCGTTATTGAGACAATGCAGTCCGACTTAACTAATGCTGCCGGAGCTGAAGTGACGGTCTCGTTTATGGAGGTAGATGAACCACAACAAACGTCTATAAATAAGCAATTTGATTGTATTGATGGTTTGGATATCACCGTAGACTCGTTTGAGTATGATGCGGATGCGCTATGCGGAAGCACAGTGGATGAATATGTCTCTGAATCTTTATGTTCTCATCTCTTGAAATCGAACTGTTTGGTGACGAATCAGCCAGACTGGGGAAGCGTATACATTCGTTATACTGGAGCCAAAATTAATCACGAAAGTCTTCTTAAGTATCTCATCTCATTTCGCGAACATAATGAGTTTCATGAGCAATGTGTCGAACGCATCTATTCTGATATTAAACGATGCTGTGCTCCTGAAAAGCTGACAGTTTTTGCTCGATATACGCGACGTGGCGGCCTTGATATCAACCCTTATCGTAGTGACTTTGAAAATGAAATTTGCTCTGGTCGAAACCCGAGACAGTAA
- a CDS encoding MarR family transcriptional regulator: MQDPVDHILKQWGDVKPELDCSDMGIVGRLMRVQGLWHSQLEHVFKQHQLSMLEFDILATLMRNKQPLTPTEMYKTLMISSGAMSTRIEKLVQRGLVERLASGDDRRSCKVTLTQQGAQLVDEALASHLSNMNGMLSIFNEQEKAQLADMMRKILLANQ; encoded by the coding sequence ATGCAAGATCCTGTCGACCACATCTTGAAGCAGTGGGGCGATGTGAAGCCTGAGTTGGATTGTTCTGACATGGGAATTGTCGGTAGACTGATGCGTGTTCAGGGACTGTGGCACAGTCAATTGGAACATGTGTTTAAGCAGCATCAACTGAGTATGTTGGAGTTCGATATTCTGGCGACATTAATGCGAAATAAGCAACCACTGACCCCGACTGAAATGTACAAAACCTTGATGATCTCCTCAGGCGCGATGAGCACTCGGATTGAAAAGTTGGTTCAGCGAGGTCTTGTTGAACGATTAGCAAGTGGCGATGATAGACGCAGTTGTAAAGTAACGCTTACCCAGCAGGGCGCTCAATTAGTCGATGAGGCTTTAGCGTCACACTTATCAAATATGAACGGAATGCTGAGCATATTTAATGAACAAGAAAAAGCCCAACTTGCAGATATGATGAGAAAAATCTTACTCGCCAATCAATGA
- a CDS encoding EamA family transporter: MTRTQRIATLAITALAPMVWGSTYIVTTELLPANSPLFASMLRALPAGIVLVLFSRTIPNGSWWAKLAVLGLLNIGFFFYCLFYAATYLPGGMAALIMSIQPILVMGLSVVLLRSTLTFTQIAASGLGIGGIAMLVVNNPGQLNTSGVVMGLFGTVSMALGVVLTKKWGRPENMSLLSFTGWQLLFGGLMLLPVAISAEGLPQQITLKNVVGYSYLAIVGAMLAYSLWFRGIEQLSTVSVSFLGFLSSVSAVILGYLVLDQTLTWVQLIGALSVLISILLAASAPTYSTIKTNTSFINSKKELA, from the coding sequence ATGACACGCACACAACGAATCGCAACGTTAGCCATTACGGCATTAGCGCCAATGGTCTGGGGAAGTACTTACATCGTCACCACTGAACTTCTGCCTGCCAACAGCCCTTTGTTCGCATCGATGCTGCGCGCTTTGCCTGCTGGGATAGTATTGGTGTTGTTTTCTCGCACGATTCCAAATGGAAGTTGGTGGGCGAAACTGGCCGTACTTGGCCTACTCAACATCGGATTTTTTTTCTACTGCCTATTTTATGCTGCCACTTACTTACCCGGTGGTATGGCGGCTCTGATTATGTCCATTCAGCCCATTCTCGTTATGGGGCTGAGCGTGGTTTTGTTGAGAAGCACATTAACGTTCACGCAAATAGCTGCTAGTGGTTTGGGAATAGGTGGCATCGCTATGCTTGTGGTCAATAACCCAGGTCAACTCAATACCTCGGGAGTAGTCATGGGGCTATTCGGTACCGTTAGCATGGCACTAGGCGTGGTGTTAACGAAAAAGTGGGGGCGCCCTGAAAATATGTCCTTGCTGAGCTTCACTGGCTGGCAATTGTTGTTTGGTGGGCTGATGCTACTCCCTGTCGCCATCAGTGCAGAGGGGTTACCTCAACAAATCACGTTAAAGAATGTTGTTGGTTACAGCTATCTGGCAATTGTTGGCGCCATGCTCGCCTACTCACTCTGGTTCCGAGGAATTGAACAGCTCAGCACAGTGTCTGTCTCATTCCTTGGCTTTCTCAGCAGTGTATCTGCTGTGATCCTCGGTTACCTAGTCCTTGATCAGACTCTGACCTGGGTTCAGCTTATCGGTGCGCTAAGCGTATTGATTTCAATTTTGCTGGCGGCATCAGCCCCAACCTATTCAACAATTAAAACAAACACATCATTTATTAATAGTAAAAAGGAACTTGCATGA
- a CDS encoding NAD(P)H-dependent oxidoreductase, with the protein MKLTIISGSQRADSQSLKAAHYLSTLAEVDFTDIDILDLHQLNLPLWNEGMWSGSDEWAPWRKIATQLQISDAFVFITPEWHGMATPALKNFLMLSTAKEMAHKPALAVSVSASVNGVYPISEIRLTGSKNNHACLIPDHLIFRNAETLFNSDGSVNDVNFHRRSEYTMKLLSAYAHALKPVHRDMVKAGKSFQYGM; encoded by the coding sequence ATGAAACTTACCATTATCTCAGGCAGCCAACGTGCTGACTCACAAAGCCTAAAAGCGGCCCACTATTTATCGACACTGGCAGAGGTTGATTTTACGGATATCGATATTCTCGATCTCCATCAGCTGAATTTACCACTATGGAATGAAGGCATGTGGTCGGGTAGTGATGAATGGGCCCCTTGGCGAAAGATTGCTACTCAGCTACAAATCAGTGATGCATTTGTTTTCATCACCCCGGAGTGGCACGGTATGGCAACGCCAGCTCTAAAGAACTTTTTAATGCTATCGACTGCGAAAGAAATGGCGCACAAACCTGCTTTAGCTGTCAGTGTTTCGGCAAGTGTTAATGGTGTTTATCCTATTAGTGAAATTCGTTTAACCGGCAGTAAGAATAACCACGCGTGCTTGATTCCGGATCACTTAATCTTTCGCAACGCAGAAACTCTGTTCAATTCAGACGGGAGCGTAAATGATGTGAACTTTCATCGCCGTAGTGAGTATACGATGAAGCTGTTATCCGCTTATGCACATGCATTAAAACCCGTCCATCGGGATATGGTGAAGGCAGGAAAGTCATTTCAGTATGGAATGTAA
- a CDS encoding flavin reductase → MKDKNFTKTQLEAMDERKRARLINSLSGFKSANLIGTQDGTGNNNLAIVSSVVHIGSSPPLLSFVSRPNSVDRHTLENVKQSGFFSINSVESDIARAAHQTSARYSRVQSEFDETGLTPYFSERFPAPYVLESNLKIGLKLRECIDITANNTCLVIGEVEEILISDQFIQPDGYVDIESMEAVTISGLDSYHVTQRLYRLSYAKPNVPLHPLTLEGDPSSWAALKSETE, encoded by the coding sequence ATGAAAGATAAGAATTTTACCAAAACTCAACTCGAGGCCATGGACGAGCGCAAGAGAGCTAGGTTAATAAACAGTTTGTCGGGATTTAAAAGCGCCAACTTGATTGGCACGCAAGACGGAACTGGTAACAACAACCTCGCCATTGTCAGCTCGGTTGTCCATATTGGTTCCTCTCCCCCTCTATTGAGCTTCGTAAGTAGACCCAATAGTGTCGACAGGCACACACTTGAAAATGTCAAACAGTCTGGTTTTTTCTCTATCAACTCCGTCGAATCAGACATCGCAAGAGCAGCACATCAAACATCTGCACGCTACTCGAGAGTGCAGTCAGAGTTTGATGAGACGGGTTTGACACCGTACTTTTCTGAGCGGTTTCCTGCACCTTATGTGTTAGAAAGTAACTTAAAAATTGGCTTAAAGCTCCGTGAATGTATTGATATCACTGCTAACAACACCTGTTTGGTTATTGGAGAAGTCGAAGAGATCTTGATATCAGATCAATTTATTCAACCTGACGGATATGTGGATATTGAATCCATGGAAGCGGTGACAATCTCAGGGTTGGATAGCTATCATGTAACCCAAAGGTTGTATCGGTTGAGCTATGCAAAGCCTAATGTACCATTGCATCCGCTGACGCTAGAAGGCGATCCCTCTTCTTGGGCAGCCTTGAAATCGGAAACAGAATAA
- a CDS encoding deoxyribodipyrimidine photo-lyase — protein MKKINLVWLKRDLRLTDHAPLNAALRSGTPTLIFYVFEPWKMSAMEALMYSIEPDSTPLLTSIQPVEKRETGFGPGKREKTWLWKPKESSPFM, from the coding sequence ATGAAAAAGATTAACCTAGTCTGGCTCAAACGCGATCTTAGGCTTACCGATCATGCACCGCTTAATGCGGCGCTTCGCTCTGGCACTCCGACGCTTATTTTTTATGTGTTTGAACCTTGGAAGATGAGCGCAATGGAAGCACTGATGTATAGTATCGAACCAGACAGCACCCCATTATTAACCTCGATACAGCCAGTAGAGAAGCGAGAGACAGGCTTTGGTCCTGGAAAAAGAGAAAAGACGTGGCTTTGGAAGCCAAAAGAATCCTCTCCATTCATGTGA
- the soxR gene encoding redox-sensitive transcriptional activator SoxR, whose product MEMTVGEVAKRAGVKVSALHFYEQKGLIFSWRNQGNQRRYHRSVLRRIAVIKAAQEVGLTLEEIARSLSHLPKHQAPNRQQWERMASGWHDLLDHRIQQLKALQDDLGGCIGCGCLSMESCAIYNPQDVRAETFKGKTMLTNPEEWSIEGQSES is encoded by the coding sequence ATGGAAATGACCGTCGGAGAGGTCGCAAAGCGTGCTGGGGTAAAAGTCTCTGCGTTGCACTTTTACGAGCAGAAGGGGCTTATCTTCAGTTGGCGGAATCAAGGCAATCAACGTCGCTATCACCGCAGTGTGTTACGCCGAATCGCTGTAATCAAAGCCGCGCAGGAAGTTGGACTGACATTGGAAGAGATTGCCCGGTCTCTGTCTCATTTACCTAAACATCAAGCACCCAATCGTCAGCAATGGGAGCGGATGGCCTCAGGGTGGCATGACTTGCTGGACCATCGAATTCAACAGCTCAAAGCATTGCAGGATGACCTAGGAGGCTGCATCGGTTGTGGCTGTTTATCGATGGAATCTTGTGCCATTTACAACCCACAGGACGTCCGTGCTGAAACATTCAAAGGGAAAACAATGCTCACTAATCCCGAAGAATGGTCAATTGAGGGACAGAGCGAAAGTTAA
- a CDS encoding MFS transporter, translated as MQLIMKNRTMPYLSGRFFDGISSGLFMMALPWVMLETPGMGPFVAMVALACTAISFFLTPLFSTLIDRYSRKSILVIVQILQSFTAAIVMLAYGLGIESNWLLAMAQLVFWVSSNLAWTANNAFTQENYDPHEYAAISGKQEIILQGTTLGAGALGVVLLQIWGMLEFAAFATAASGLSTLSYLVTPYRHKLRQSKTTSFIGQMRESKDIFTAQPRFYAFLLLSALSYPILTFLSKLVPIWFSEIGLSGDWYAGYNIAFGLGSLMTGLFVAKLLNLASHQSTMLYSMTIASIMLIGMSFSTHPAYLLIFTLFFGSFNALNRIARTNWMHLTIRVDQRGRADGGLQMFATMAQSVSYTIIALLSHYELTQYGFILAAVIMIGAALTMHKLNKHNDIEPEVVVQN; from the coding sequence ATGCAATTAATTATGAAAAATAGAACCATGCCCTACTTGAGTGGCCGTTTCTTTGATGGAATTTCTTCCGGTTTATTTATGATGGCTTTACCTTGGGTCATGCTGGAAACGCCAGGCATGGGCCCTTTTGTGGCTATGGTCGCCTTAGCGTGTACAGCAATTTCTTTTTTCCTGACCCCTTTGTTTTCCACTCTTATCGACAGGTATTCAAGAAAGTCGATTCTGGTAATAGTGCAAATATTGCAATCCTTTACCGCTGCTATCGTCATGTTGGCCTACGGACTAGGCATTGAATCAAACTGGTTGCTGGCTATGGCACAATTAGTCTTCTGGGTTTCAAGCAACCTTGCTTGGACTGCAAACAACGCTTTTACACAGGAAAACTATGACCCACATGAGTACGCGGCGATTTCAGGCAAACAGGAAATCATTCTACAGGGGACGACTTTGGGTGCTGGCGCGTTGGGCGTTGTCTTACTGCAAATCTGGGGCATGCTCGAATTTGCGGCGTTTGCCACGGCAGCATCTGGCTTATCAACGTTAAGCTATTTAGTGACGCCATATCGTCACAAGTTACGTCAGAGCAAAACCACCTCCTTTATTGGCCAAATGAGAGAGAGTAAGGATATCTTTACCGCTCAGCCTCGCTTTTACGCATTCTTATTACTCTCAGCATTGAGTTATCCGATCCTGACCTTCTTAAGCAAGCTGGTGCCGATCTGGTTTTCTGAAATCGGGCTCTCGGGAGACTGGTATGCTGGCTACAACATCGCCTTTGGCTTGGGGTCTTTAATGACAGGTTTGTTTGTCGCAAAATTGCTCAATCTGGCATCTCATCAGTCCACCATGCTGTACTCAATGACCATAGCGTCCATAATGCTGATTGGCATGAGCTTCTCTACTCACCCAGCATACTTATTGATATTCACGCTGTTTTTCGGTTCATTTAACGCTCTCAATCGCATTGCTCGAACCAATTGGATGCACCTTACCATTAGGGTTGACCAGAGAGGTCGAGCCGATGGTGGATTGCAGATGTTTGCCACCATGGCGCAGAGCGTCAGCTATACAATAATCGCTTTATTGAGCCATTATGAGCTTACTCAATATGGCTTCATACTGGCGGCAGTCATTATGATAGGCGCAGCGTTAACGATGCATAAGCTCAACAAACACAATGATATTGAGCCAGAGGTCGTTGTTCAGAACTAA
- a CDS encoding bacteriohemerythrin yields MFDTLAEKFSQFNPIQWVVVFSILVLPAALYLMLAQAWFGIFVLVLYHCLMLTMFYALSQTLNQVRKAAKQLSEGDLTVRIPLQDPQARSLSRTVNRIGEDISRTVHTLGKSTARLLDVADTVQKDSEVSQAGAIGQKQDVDSAKAIINQLSDITQQVSEHCESTSRLANEAKHKADQGSRDMVALEEALNSANQHIDNSNEHFQSLMAETSQISQVMETISSIADQTNLLALNAAIESARAGEQGRGFAVVADEVRTLAMRTQEATEEIRDKINNLQTKTDDVLETMKENKISMDKSLALASTAEQSFKALNLQIEEVRSYGQQIARSSEAQLSQTHDLDNCLQQITQESDNNVQSTRETLRASITVRNLSGEIDSLLHRFAINPTQIQQEESKRDKLMEWNEQLDIGLDEINRQHQTLLHLINELYYLLKHNYGLSSIKRVVQGLIDYTANHFKYEETLFAQIGYGQTQEHIEKHAQLVDEVLAFQKRVERGEDIGEELMGFLKNWLSQHIMREDKAYTDAFKQNGLN; encoded by the coding sequence ATGTTTGACACTCTTGCCGAAAAATTCAGTCAGTTCAATCCCATCCAATGGGTCGTCGTGTTCTCCATTCTGGTTTTGCCAGCAGCCCTCTATTTGATGCTCGCACAAGCGTGGTTCGGAATATTCGTTCTGGTACTGTACCATTGCCTAATGTTAACTATGTTTTATGCTTTAAGTCAGACGCTAAACCAAGTCCGAAAGGCGGCCAAACAGCTCTCAGAAGGGGATCTGACCGTTCGTATCCCACTCCAAGATCCACAAGCGCGATCATTGTCCCGCACAGTCAATCGCATCGGTGAAGATATCTCGCGCACCGTTCATACCCTCGGTAAGTCCACGGCGAGGCTACTGGACGTCGCAGATACCGTGCAAAAAGATTCCGAAGTATCGCAAGCGGGTGCCATTGGCCAAAAACAAGATGTCGACAGCGCTAAGGCTATCATTAATCAGTTATCAGATATCACTCAGCAAGTCTCTGAACATTGCGAGTCCACCTCTAGATTAGCAAACGAAGCCAAACACAAAGCGGATCAGGGCTCGCGCGATATGGTAGCACTAGAAGAAGCTCTCAATAGTGCTAACCAACATATCGATAACTCCAATGAACATTTCCAATCTCTGATGGCAGAAACCTCTCAAATCAGCCAAGTAATGGAAACCATCAGCAGCATCGCCGACCAAACCAATTTACTGGCATTAAATGCAGCCATTGAAAGTGCCCGTGCTGGTGAACAAGGACGAGGCTTCGCGGTCGTTGCTGATGAAGTTCGTACTCTGGCAATGCGAACTCAGGAAGCGACGGAAGAGATCCGAGATAAGATCAACAACCTGCAAACCAAAACCGATGACGTATTGGAAACGATGAAAGAAAACAAAATCAGTATGGATAAATCGTTGGCCTTAGCGTCAACCGCTGAACAGTCATTTAAGGCACTAAATCTACAAATTGAAGAAGTCCGCTCTTATGGCCAGCAGATCGCTCGTTCCTCAGAAGCACAATTGAGTCAAACTCACGATCTCGACAATTGCTTACAGCAAATCACACAGGAATCTGACAACAACGTCCAGTCGACACGTGAAACACTACGCGCCAGTATCACAGTACGAAACTTGTCGGGAGAAATTGATTCGTTGCTGCACCGATTCGCAATCAACCCAACTCAGATTCAGCAAGAAGAATCAAAACGTGACAAGCTGATGGAGTGGAATGAACAGCTGGATATCGGACTGGATGAAATTAACCGCCAACATCAAACTTTGCTGCATTTGATTAATGAATTGTATTACTTACTCAAACACAACTATGGTCTTTCTTCGATCAAACGCGTCGTACAAGGTTTGATCGATTACACGGCTAACCACTTTAAATATGAAGAAACTCTGTTTGCTCAGATTGGCTATGGGCAGACACAGGAGCATATTGAGAAACATGCTCAGTTGGTAGACGAGGTATTGGCGTTTCAAAAACGGGTTGAACGTGGTGAAGACATAGGTGAAGAGCTAATGGGATTTCTCAAAAACTGGTTAAGCCAGCACATTATGCGAGAAGATAAAGCTTACACCGATGCTTTCAAACAGAACGGTTTAAACTGA
- a CDS encoding methyl-accepting chemotaxis protein — protein MRDLGFKKLLLMSIIALVVLSVSVSSYVAYVKQEETLVDLITASNQSYVKGQAQKIEGQLGEKVGGLEKLGKHFDNKEITGTPDDFIELTHVIANATNLGSSVVAFTNGDAYWNQEASTWPNHKFNGDVTTRGWYQAGRQSSTTSMTEPYQGSEGGEYWVSIVRKTLSGMISVDMQLGFLNEIAKSANNIPGAVAVILNSDTTILASSMDNVEAGNKTDKYSWLNTVAQKTIGQQAVVYDGYQGDDEKLFFSHEINIAGKKWYFVVGLDKDIAFADLASAKQAAILTAVIATLISIIVALFVMQVLYRPILVLKETIAGLSEGNGDLTQRITVTTNDDLGQISEGVNKFIASLQSMMLEISEATNQLNGNVDRLRDQSQRNSSILQSHVQETEQVVTAIEEMNSTAEAMATDAANTAQLTHKANEAGSASKVTVTQAQSNVQELVDDVSVASENVNKMAAETEGINTILGVIGDIAEQTNLLALNAAIEAARAGEQGRGFAVVADEVRKLASRTKDSTEEIESALASLQRGSQSVVDSMDSTKDKCGQTAEGAGEVAQSLDVMTDFVTEINDLSTQIATAAEEQSSVTQELSRNMSAINDIVGELDSNGQQALEDARSIADINGHLSSIVNRFKLS, from the coding sequence ATGAGAGATCTGGGTTTTAAAAAGTTATTGCTCATGTCCATTATTGCACTGGTGGTTTTATCGGTGTCTGTTTCAAGTTATGTCGCTTATGTGAAGCAGGAAGAGACACTGGTCGACTTAATTACCGCTTCTAACCAGAGCTATGTGAAGGGACAAGCACAAAAGATTGAAGGCCAACTTGGAGAAAAAGTGGGTGGTTTAGAGAAGTTAGGGAAGCACTTTGATAATAAGGAAATCACAGGGACACCTGATGATTTTATTGAGCTCACTCATGTTATCGCCAATGCAACTAACTTAGGTAGTTCCGTGGTGGCGTTTACTAACGGCGATGCATATTGGAACCAAGAAGCAAGCACTTGGCCCAACCACAAGTTTAACGGAGATGTGACTACCCGAGGCTGGTATCAGGCAGGGCGACAAAGCTCAACGACATCAATGACGGAACCTTATCAAGGAAGCGAAGGTGGTGAATACTGGGTATCAATTGTACGTAAGACCTTGAGTGGTATGATTTCCGTTGACATGCAACTCGGCTTTTTGAACGAAATTGCTAAAAGTGCGAATAACATTCCCGGTGCCGTAGCGGTAATATTGAATAGTGATACCACGATTTTGGCTTCTTCGATGGACAATGTTGAGGCGGGCAACAAAACCGACAAGTATTCATGGCTAAATACCGTAGCCCAAAAAACCATCGGTCAACAGGCTGTCGTTTATGACGGCTACCAAGGTGATGATGAAAAACTGTTCTTTTCCCATGAAATCAATATTGCGGGTAAGAAATGGTACTTTGTCGTAGGTTTGGACAAAGATATTGCTTTTGCCGACCTAGCTTCTGCTAAGCAAGCTGCCATCCTGACCGCGGTGATAGCAACCCTCATCAGTATTATTGTTGCTTTGTTTGTCATGCAGGTACTGTATCGTCCAATCTTAGTGCTCAAAGAGACCATTGCAGGTTTGAGTGAAGGGAATGGAGATCTGACGCAACGCATTACGGTTACTACTAACGATGATTTAGGTCAGATTTCTGAGGGTGTGAATAAGTTCATTGCCAGCTTACAATCCATGATGTTGGAGATCAGTGAAGCCACCAATCAGCTGAACGGGAACGTTGATCGTCTGCGAGATCAGAGTCAACGTAATTCGTCTATTCTTCAGAGCCATGTTCAGGAAACGGAACAGGTGGTGACAGCGATAGAAGAAATGAACTCTACGGCTGAAGCGATGGCAACCGATGCGGCGAATACCGCACAGTTGACGCACAAAGCCAACGAAGCGGGTTCTGCTTCAAAAGTGACAGTCACTCAGGCGCAAAGTAATGTTCAGGAATTAGTGGATGATGTGAGCGTTGCCTCTGAAAATGTCAATAAGATGGCTGCAGAGACGGAGGGTATTAACACTATTTTGGGTGTCATTGGTGATATCGCTGAGCAAACTAACTTACTGGCTCTCAATGCTGCTATTGAGGCGGCTCGCGCAGGCGAACAGGGCCGAGGTTTTGCCGTGGTTGCCGATGAGGTTCGTAAACTGGCCAGTCGCACTAAAGACAGTACGGAAGAGATTGAATCGGCGTTGGCAAGCTTGCAGCGAGGCAGTCAGTCAGTGGTAGATTCAATGGACTCGACCAAAGACAAATGTGGACAGACGGCAGAAGGAGCGGGTGAAGTAGCTCAAAGTCTCGATGTAATGACGGATTTTGTAACTGAAATCAATGATTTGAGTACACAAATCGCTACAGCTGCGGAAGAGCAGAGCAGTGTGACCCAAGAGTTGAGCCGCAATATGAGTGCGATTAACGATATTGTCGGTGAACTAGACAGTAACGGCCAGCAGGCGCTCGAAGACGCGCGCAGTATTGCTGATATTAACGGCCATTTGTCGAGCATCGTGAATCGATTCAAGCTTTCGTGA
- a CDS encoding methyl-accepting chemotaxis protein, with protein sequence MKLSDLNVKYKLATIVTLAIIFIAMACIYNLIQQRNSSMSEREDKLSAQVEATVTLVRHYYDQRQTLGEELAKQQALSAIQALRYDEANYFWILNQEMQVVMHPVKPALNGQNAENFQDGAGKFHWREMVAISQTSAQKGFLDYQWKSPQGELKDKISYVQLFPEWGWIIGSGLLVADIQEAFYALALQEAFVASILSAILLAMGYTISNNIITPLHRLIDNTHKIADGDLRVRMNMSRKDELGEMSQQIDKMLSKLQNTLRTAHQSAEQSSAMACNIAQASEEAATSVNSQHAQLELLSTAMTEMSATINDVATNAENTSVSTNKVVDHAHRNDQTMKTTSNTIAEVSRNISTAHDLVTELQTGVNDISNVVSVIRDVSEQTNLLALNAAIEAARAGEQGRGFAVVADEVRNLASRTQNSTNEVQLTIEKLIEQADKTFSAMQSSNERVDESVSASKKTREQLDAIVNEMQNANDMVAQIAAASEQQSTVATEMNENVSGIHMAANEVLQASQSLAEDSQLMANTAEQLTGQLRYFKV encoded by the coding sequence ATGAAACTCAGCGATCTCAACGTCAAATATAAACTGGCGACCATAGTGACCTTGGCAATAATTTTTATTGCTATGGCGTGTATCTACAATTTGATCCAACAACGGAATAGCTCCATGAGTGAACGAGAGGACAAGCTCAGTGCACAAGTGGAAGCTACCGTGACTCTGGTCCGGCACTACTACGATCAGAGGCAGACTTTAGGGGAAGAATTAGCGAAGCAGCAAGCGTTAAGCGCCATCCAAGCGCTTCGCTATGATGAGGCCAATTACTTTTGGATTCTCAATCAGGAGATGCAGGTTGTCATGCATCCGGTTAAACCCGCGCTCAATGGACAAAATGCCGAAAATTTTCAAGATGGTGCGGGTAAATTTCACTGGCGCGAAATGGTCGCTATTTCTCAGACCAGCGCACAAAAAGGCTTCCTTGACTATCAGTGGAAGAGCCCACAAGGGGAACTGAAAGATAAGATTTCCTACGTTCAACTCTTCCCCGAATGGGGTTGGATTATTGGCTCCGGTCTTCTCGTCGCTGACATTCAAGAGGCATTTTATGCTCTTGCCTTACAAGAGGCGTTTGTTGCTTCTATCTTGTCAGCCATCCTACTCGCCATGGGTTACACAATTTCAAACAACATCATCACACCCTTACACCGATTGATCGATAACACTCATAAGATTGCTGATGGGGATCTTAGAGTACGCATGAATATGTCGAGAAAAGATGAGTTAGGAGAAATGAGCCAACAGATCGATAAGATGCTGAGTAAACTTCAGAACACTCTGCGCACTGCGCATCAGTCTGCGGAACAATCCAGTGCAATGGCATGCAATATCGCCCAAGCCAGCGAAGAGGCCGCGACCAGCGTCAACTCACAGCATGCCCAGTTGGAGCTTCTTTCTACCGCCATGACAGAAATGAGTGCCACCATCAACGATGTTGCAACCAACGCTGAAAATACTTCTGTGAGTACGAATAAAGTCGTCGATCATGCTCATCGCAATGATCAGACAATGAAAACGACGTCAAACACGATTGCAGAGGTATCCCGTAATATTTCGACGGCTCACGATTTGGTAACAGAACTCCAAACTGGCGTTAATGACATCAGTAACGTGGTGAGTGTGATTCGAGATGTTTCTGAGCAAACCAATTTACTCGCCTTAAATGCTGCTATTGAAGCCGCCCGGGCAGGCGAACAAGGGCGCGGTTTTGCGGTGGTCGCCGATGAAGTACGAAATCTAGCAAGTCGCACACAGAACTCCACCAATGAAGTTCAGCTGACGATTGAAAAACTGATTGAACAAGCAGACAAAACCTTCTCCGCCATGCAAAGCAGCAATGAAAGAGTCGACGAAAGTGTCTCTGCATCTAAGAAAACCCGCGAGCAGTTGGATGCGATCGTCAATGAAATGCAAAACGCGAATGATATGGTCGCTCAAATCGCAGCCGCTTCAGAACAACAAAGTACAGTGGCAACAGAAATGAACGAAAATGTTTCAGGTATCCACATGGCAGCCAATGAGGTTTTGCAAGCCTCCCAATCACTCGCCGAAGACAGCCAGTTGATGGCCAATACCGCCGAGCAATTAACGGGGCAACTGAGATATTTTAAGGTTTAA